The following coding sequences are from one Treponema bryantii window:
- a CDS encoding phage major capsid protein, with amino-acid sequence MNEVIVSLQQKLSNMKSLVPTEAATPEQISKYFNETEELIDGILKMADSQQTASTSEIEGVKEAVKELRNLLKKTDAEMKPLSYRDVCYNLGKALCAAWNKDHETLGQLKFCPNIRAEKWNNPKDFTWETGKGFVPSKAVLGEPIGNLANNDQYLINPIYEETIMQEAAKQSQMMNLVSHRPMNGPSIFIPERDRGGIELKWLTSYGQKIDATKSNMPTRTELKAYTLAGYVPFFDEFGEDVFVDLGKMFLEDFTEAYGQEFDRQCLIADDDPFTGAINMEHAEVCRIQSTDESKLTYLDFRKAELMVEPEERKYCKWFLHETFLNHIANIQDDNHNPIWRKPGDGMPGRIDGYDVVESRLMPQLADVEADSVVAIFMNPKRIIHGNRKGIEIKRFDETTESLEYGELFMRFRKRDGFLVTRPKKNMVLLKTAEA; translated from the coding sequence ATGAATGAAGTAATTGTATCTTTGCAGCAGAAACTTAGCAATATGAAAAGCTTGGTTCCGACAGAAGCTGCAACACCGGAACAGATTTCAAAATACTTTAATGAGACAGAAGAACTCATTGACGGTATTTTGAAAATGGCAGACAGTCAGCAGACTGCATCTACATCAGAAATTGAGGGAGTTAAGGAAGCTGTAAAGGAACTTCGAAACCTCCTGAAAAAAACTGATGCTGAAATGAAACCTCTGTCTTACAGAGATGTTTGCTACAATCTTGGAAAAGCTTTGTGCGCAGCCTGGAACAAAGACCACGAAACTTTGGGTCAGTTGAAATTCTGTCCAAACATAAGGGCAGAGAAGTGGAACAATCCGAAAGACTTTACCTGGGAGACCGGAAAAGGTTTTGTTCCTTCAAAAGCAGTGCTGGGCGAGCCTATCGGAAACCTTGCCAACAATGACCAGTATCTTATCAATCCGATTTACGAAGAGACAATCATGCAGGAAGCTGCAAAGCAGTCTCAGATGATGAATCTTGTATCTCATCGACCTATGAATGGACCTTCAATCTTTATTCCAGAGCGCGACCGCGGCGGAATTGAATTGAAATGGCTCACAAGTTACGGACAGAAAATTGACGCTACAAAATCAAACATGCCTACACGCACAGAGCTCAAGGCTTACACACTTGCAGGCTATGTTCCATTCTTTGACGAGTTTGGCGAAGATGTTTTTGTGGACCTTGGAAAGATGTTCCTGGAAGACTTCACCGAAGCCTACGGCCAGGAGTTTGACCGCCAGTGCCTGATTGCAGACGATGACCCATTTACTGGTGCTATTAATATGGAACATGCAGAAGTGTGCCGCATCCAGAGCACAGACGAAAGCAAACTCACATATCTTGATTTCAGAAAAGCTGAATTGATGGTAGAGCCGGAAGAAAGAAAATATTGCAAATGGTTCTTACATGAAACTTTCCTCAATCACATTGCAAACATTCAGGACGACAACCATAACCCAATCTGGAGAAAGCCAGGTGATGGAATGCCAGGAAGAATTGATGGATATGACGTGGTAGAAAGCCGCCTGATGCCGCAGCTTGCAGACGTGGAAGCAGACAGCGTTGTTGCAATCTTTATGAATCCAAAACGCATAATCCACGGAAACCGTAAGGGAATAGAAATCAAGAGATTTGATGAAACAACAGAATCTCTCGAATACGGCGAGCTCTTTATGCGCTTCCGTAAACGTGACGGCTTCCTTGTTACCAGACCAAAGAAAAACATGGTACTGCTTAAAACAGCAGAAGCATAA
- a CDS encoding HK97 family phage prohead protease, whose amino-acid sequence MLVKIDGVENKEFSKNKNLFLSFLKDNTHSGKVAAQVEVFKGVDVQKDSFHWVMSTFDTDRDFEKVDPCGWDLKNYLINPVVLWSHDYSIPAIGIAQNVKAEKQLEGDILFNSKEIDEFGWSIGERVKAGVLRCGSVGFRVDELEFLDAKDRDCDCIFRKQELLEFSICCVPANPFAIHVPQKRLEITEVIQEEELSYWDKLGKGLARA is encoded by the coding sequence TTGTTAGTAAAAATTGATGGTGTGGAAAACAAAGAGTTTTCCAAAAACAAAAATCTGTTTTTGTCTTTCTTGAAGGACAATACACATTCTGGAAAAGTTGCTGCACAGGTTGAAGTTTTTAAAGGTGTGGATGTTCAAAAAGATTCATTCCACTGGGTAATGTCTACCTTTGATACTGACCGCGACTTTGAAAAGGTAGACCCGTGCGGATGGGATTTGAAAAACTATCTTATAAATCCTGTCGTGCTCTGGAGCCATGACTATTCAATTCCTGCTATTGGAATTGCCCAGAATGTAAAAGCAGAAAAACAGCTTGAAGGAGACATTCTCTTTAATTCAAAAGAGATTGACGAGTTTGGCTGGAGCATTGGAGAGCGTGTAAAAGCCGGAGTTCTTCGCTGCGGCTCTGTGGGATTTCGTGTTGATGAACTGGAATTTTTGGATGCAAAAGACCGCGACTGCGATTGTATATTCCGTAAGCAGGAGCTTCTGGAATTTTCAATTTGCTGTGTACCGGCTAATCCTTTTGCGATACACGTACCGCAGAAGAGACTTGAGATTACGGAAGTAATTCAGGAAGAAGAGCTTTCGTATTGGGATAAGTTAGGTAAAGGCCTTGCACGGGCTTAG